The DNA sequence AATGGAAAAATATCCTCAAAGCAGTGCTGGCCAAGTCGCACATGCTTCTCAAATTGTTTGACAAGCTACCGTGACCTAAAGGAACAAAGCGCAAGGGACATCTCATCGAAACAAGGCAGAAGTCTCCAGACCCCATCAGGTCAGTTAGTTGAAAGAACACCAACCTGGCATTTTATGTGTTAACCCAAGAGTGCGGCAGAGCTCAGGTGCCTGCCTGCGGTGAGCAACTGCAAGAACAAACTTGCAGAGTTCTTCTTCATCAAACTCCGAAGCAATCCTAAAAGTTGCGAGGAGCTGCAAGAATGCCTCTGCTTCCAATGAATTTCCATTGGCAGCATCTATGCCTGCATTAGCCAACTTAGGCTTCCACTCATCAGCGATTGCCTTGGCTTGGTGCTTGGACTCGGGGTTCAGAAGGTGATCACCCCCTGGGTCAACCCTTGCCAATAAGGCAGTCATGGCTTCCAAAAACATCACACAGGATTTGCGCATGCCCTGAAGGGCAGCATCCCTCTTATCCATTGGTAGGGTAGTCTCATCGGGGGGGTAAAACCCCTCCAGTGAATCCAGCACCAAACGGGCTGGTTCAGTTGCACTTTCTAGTGCAACAGAAAGTTCCTCACGGATGgcatttagatattttttattctccatAGTATAATTCAGAAGCCCTTTTGCATCCATCTGCCGGCAAAATTGTGTCAGCTCTGGGCGTGGCTTAACCTCAACAGCCACGCCTTCAGCATTTTCACCGGTTTTAAGAGAAGAATCATCCTCAGGGGAATTCATATCACCCTGAGAACTGCTTACCTTGTCTTTGCTGTCCCCATCATCAACAGGCTCCACAGATGTTGGCAGGTGATTTGCTCGTGCCTCCGCAATTGCAGTAACAGCGGCATCTTTTAGCTCCTGCACACGGTCCAAAAGGGCTTGCTCTTTCGCATTGACAGCTGCCACTTTCTCTGCAATCAATGAATGAGTTTCAGCTTCTTTCTCCTCAAATTCCTTCTCCTTTGCTTGAAGCTCTTCAAATTTGTTCTTCAACAATGTCTCAAGGTTGCGGAAGTGTTCTTCAACTTCCATCCATCGAACCTTATCCTTAGAAGCATCTTTGTGAGCTTCAAGCTCAAGAAATGCATAGCCAAGCTGATCTATCAGAGAGGATGTTGTATCTTTTGCCCCAGCTTGCTCTATATCAGCCATGGCCACGCAAAGTGCTCAACAAAGCTTCAAGAAAAtgctacaaaaataattttaaaaaagaagtagaAAGATTAGCAATACAAGACAAAATGTAATTTAATGAGCTTGTGGATATAACCCCTACTATATCTGTATCTATACAAGTTCACACAGAAAATTTACAACCCTCGTGCATAAGTAGTGAGGTAAGATTATTATTCCTTCTCAATCACCATATGGATTCTGAAACCCATCCTGTATGAACTTCCATATTCCATAGCTTTatcatgaaaaaaacaaaaaaaagaaacacacatacatacacgCACTAGCATTTCCCTTTTATTTGATTAGTATCAAAATCTCCAATGAAAGGGAAAGCCatgtcaatttgttttttttataattaataaagagattttattaccaagaataggcacaGCCGcacagcccaagtacacaggaagtgtATACAAAGGAAAAACCTACTGCACTCTAGAAGCAGGAAAAAGACTAAAACAGATTCAGTACATTATCATCATCCCTTACAAAAATCCTAGCCCACAAAcacaaagtagaaaagaaaaaatttccgAAGTTCTCCAAGAGAACActctgtcttcaaaacatctctcattcctttccagccaaatacaccacattaaacacaaaggaatcataTTCCATCTGGCAGCTACACATTTCCTTTCCTCAAAATCTCTCCAACATGCAAGAAGATCTACAACTTCCTTTGGCATCACCCAATATAAACATGTCCGACTCACAACCTCATACCATAAAgactttgccacctcacaataaagaaagagatgatttatagattcaccatccttcttgcacatgacacaccaatcagcaaTGCACATACCACATTTTCTAAGGTTATCCGTGGTCAAAACTTTCCCTAGAGCAACCTTAGTAGGAACCTTCACTCTCCAAATGGTTTTCCAAGGGAAAACACAACCAGAATGACAAGtcagaaccttataaaaagaactaACAGAAAACCTGGGCTTTCCAGTATGGTCCCACAGTAAATTGTCCTCTCTTTCCCTGCAtcacttttgaattataaattcttcccaaaaaattagaaacatcattcacttcccaatcatttaCCTCTTTGATAGAGTCAACATTCCACATAATATTATTATCCATGTGTTGGAAATAATGTGCCGCAGCAGCATTTTGATCCCTTGTAATCCTAAAAAGAGAGGAAATCAGATTTTGATGAGGACatctattattgttattttattaatgttttatttattttatttagggtttgtattaccCTACTATTTAAGGACATcttctattattgttattttattaatgttttatttaggTTTTGTATTACCCTACTATATAAGGACTTGTAAGGAAACATTGGAACAATaggttttgaattgagaatTGAGCGCTTGTTACAGCCGCCTCCTTCCAACCCCTTGCTCTTTATGTTCTTCTCCCTCTCTTATCTTCtggtttctcttcttttctttccgtTGTTATCCCACTTCTCTTCTCATTTCTATCCTACATCATATTTGGTATCAAAAGCCGAttctattgttttctcaaacagTAGAGTAATTTTCGGTACCCAGTTTTTGTTCATCATTTTCGACAACCCACGAAGCCCAACTCCATTTCGCCCCCTGCTTTCATCGCCGCCACACGCCACTGACTAGTAAGCTACGCTACCTCCACCTCTAAATCTGGTTTCTCTCTCTCGGCCTTCTCTCCCCCTCTGGTTTCCCTCTCTCGGCGTTCTCTTCCCTTGCATCGAGCCCCACTACCCACcgcccaaaaaataaaaaacacagaCCTCGCCAAAACCACCAAACCTAAGGCAGACGATGC is a window from the Juglans regia cultivar Chandler chromosome 7, Walnut 2.0, whole genome shotgun sequence genome containing:
- the LOC109013883 gene encoding FRIGIDA-like protein 3, giving the protein MADIEQAGAKDTTSSLIDQLGYAFLELEAHKDASKDKVRWMEVEEHFRNLETLLKNKFEELQAKEKEFEEKEAETHSLIAEKVAAVNAKEQALLDRVQELKDAAVTAIAEARANHLPTSVEPVDDGDSKDKVSSSQGDMNSPEDDSSLKTGENAEGVAVEVKPRPELTQFCRQMDAKGLLNYTMENKKYLNAIREELSVALESATEPARLVLDSLEGFYPPDETTLPMDKRDAALQGMRKSCVMFLEAMTALLARVDPGGDHLLNPESKHQAKAIADEWKPKLANAGIDAANGNSLEAEAFLQLLATFRIASEFDEEELCKFVLAVAHRRQAPELCRTLGLTHKMPDVIELLISSGKQVNAVRLIHAFELTRSFPPVPLLKTYLKDLRRNSQGKGASSEGVAGVQIDVNAQELAALKAVIRCVEEFKLEADYPLDPLLKRVAQLEKSKTDKRRGGDFGKRQQSKKPRGHGGFRGFRAPGVTVAGAATAGRQGPPAFVDRAAYAVISERYPHAGVAAYDYQAPSQSAYAQQAHDQRLYYYPQDDRATPTSINAASTNYGSYIGGGLQSSHQPYM